In Pseudomonas putida, a genomic segment contains:
- a CDS encoding VF530 family DNA-binding protein, protein MSTAQHNALHGKTLEQILTELVAHYQWQGLAERVDVRCFKSNPSIKSSLTFLRKTPWAREKVEQLYVKLQRNA, encoded by the coding sequence ATGAGCACGGCCCAACACAATGCGCTGCACGGCAAGACCCTGGAGCAGATCCTCACCGAACTGGTCGCCCACTATCAGTGGCAGGGCCTGGCCGAGCGCGTCGACGTGCGCTGCTTCAAGAGCAACCCGAGCATCAAGTCGAGCCTGACCTTCCTGCGCAAGACGCCCTGGGCGCGGGAGAAGGTCGAGCAGCTCTACGTCAAATTGCAGCGCAATGCCTGA
- a CDS encoding transglycosylase domain-containing protein translates to MGALWQSEPSRTEAPTTPQAEVPQPKSPRQRRLWWRLILLILLVAIIAIGFAAYDEFRTSNLQSREFSRLAGTLTYSLQRGPSDAIVYPGEGPFDKRLGYSALGEFLPRLLKRDYLISEQVQFSPALMSYVNHGLFAPYIEKIQAGLSITDCRGDTLYQYNYPQHLYPDFAAIPPVMVNSLLFIENRDLLDTKDPRNNPAVDWPRFAKAAYSQVAKYLALPGQSAGGSTLATQLEKYRHSPDGLTVSGAEKIRQMISASVRAYQGGPDTTEARQRIVRDYLNSVPLSAVPGHGEVHGMAEGLRVWYGADFDQVNQALTSTASDAESMAARGLALRQVLSLMIAQRRPSHYLSKGRTELAELTDSHIRVLAANNVIDRPLADAALASKAIYRDWVAQPTIVPIITNKGISLARNRLAGMLNRPLYDLDRLDLSATSTLQADLQVQVSQYLKNLADPEFAAQMGLIGERLLTSKTTDQVSYSFTLFERTGDGSRVRVQTDSTDQPFDINEGSKLELGSTAKLRVLTTYLEIIAELHDKYAGKPAAELKKVEVAELDRITQWSLEWLALNSKNQSLDAMLDAALDRKYSANTGEAFFTGGGMHVFNNFRKEDNGRNPTLKDALRESINLPFIRLMRDIVRYVTYQQPYNRVPLLKDDSDPRRQEYLARFADKEGSNYLMRFWKKYQRKTSQQRLDTFLDSMRVTPQRLAAVHRYLFPEAGQETFNAFVRAHSKDDKAALAKLTDGRLVEMYDAYGPGKYDLPDQGFIAKVHPLDLWLLGYLLKNPSATLTEMLNASHFERQEVYGWLFKSRHQGARDSRIRTMVEIEAFTEIHQRWKRVGYPFDHLVPSLATAIGSSGDRPAALSELVGIIQNDGVRLPTLRIDTLHFAANTPYETKLISDPDRGQRILPVEVARALKGAMSQVVDAGTARRISGSFKLQDGTPLVMGGKTGTGDNRIESFGAGGRLIGSRSLNRTATFVFYLGDNHFGTLTAFVPGKTAEAFKFTSALPVQVLKGMAPILMPYLQPGNPNECKPPQVAIRSGNPSNS, encoded by the coding sequence ATGGGCGCACTGTGGCAATCGGAACCAAGCAGAACGGAAGCACCCACGACACCTCAGGCCGAAGTGCCACAGCCTAAGTCCCCACGTCAGCGCCGGCTGTGGTGGCGGCTGATCCTGCTGATCCTGCTGGTGGCGATCATCGCCATCGGCTTCGCCGCGTATGACGAGTTCCGTACCTCCAACCTGCAATCACGTGAATTCAGCCGCCTGGCCGGTACCCTCACCTACTCCCTGCAACGCGGCCCGAGCGACGCTATCGTCTACCCCGGCGAAGGGCCTTTCGACAAACGCCTGGGGTATAGCGCACTGGGCGAGTTCCTGCCGCGCCTGCTCAAGCGCGACTACCTGATCAGCGAGCAGGTGCAGTTCTCGCCAGCCTTGATGAGCTACGTCAACCATGGTCTGTTCGCCCCCTACATAGAGAAGATCCAGGCCGGGCTGTCGATCACCGACTGCCGCGGCGACACCCTCTACCAGTACAACTACCCGCAGCATCTGTATCCCGACTTCGCTGCCATCCCGCCCGTGATGGTCAACAGCCTGCTGTTCATCGAGAACCGTGACCTGCTGGATACCAAGGACCCGCGCAACAACCCGGCCGTGGACTGGCCACGTTTCGCCAAGGCCGCCTACAGCCAGGTGGCCAAGTACCTCGCCCTGCCGGGCCAATCCGCCGGGGGCAGTACCCTCGCCACGCAGCTGGAGAAGTACCGCCACTCGCCCGACGGCCTGACCGTCTCGGGGGCCGAGAAGATCCGCCAGATGATTTCCGCCAGCGTGCGCGCCTACCAGGGCGGCCCGGACACCACAGAGGCGCGGCAACGCATCGTGCGCGACTACCTCAACAGTGTGCCGCTGTCGGCAGTACCAGGGCATGGCGAGGTACACGGCATGGCCGAAGGCCTGCGCGTGTGGTACGGCGCCGACTTCGACCAGGTCAACCAGGCCCTGACCTCCACCGCCAGCGACGCCGAGAGCATGGCCGCCCGCGGCCTGGCCCTGCGCCAGGTGCTGTCGCTGATGATCGCCCAGCGCCGGCCGTCGCATTACCTGTCCAAAGGCCGCACGGAGCTTGCCGAACTCACCGACTCGCACATCCGCGTGCTGGCCGCCAACAACGTGATCGATCGCCCCCTGGCCGACGCGGCCCTGGCCAGCAAGGCGATATACCGCGACTGGGTGGCGCAACCGACCATCGTGCCGATCATCACCAACAAGGGCATCAGTCTGGCACGCAACCGCCTGGCTGGGATGCTCAATCGCCCGTTGTACGACCTCGACCGCCTCGACCTGTCGGCCACCAGCACCTTGCAGGCCGACCTGCAGGTCCAGGTCAGCCAGTATCTGAAAAACCTCGCCGACCCCGAGTTCGCCGCGCAGATGGGCCTGATCGGCGAACGCCTGCTGACCTCCAAGACCACCGACCAGGTGAGCTACAGCTTCACCCTGTTCGAACGCACTGGCGATGGTTCGCGGGTCCGGGTGCAGACCGACAGCACCGACCAGCCGTTCGACATCAACGAAGGCAGCAAACTGGAACTCGGCTCGACCGCCAAGCTGCGCGTGCTCACCACCTACCTGGAAATCATCGCGGAGCTGCACGACAAGTACGCAGGCAAGCCGGCTGCCGAGCTGAAGAAGGTCGAGGTCGCCGAACTCGACCGCATCACCCAGTGGTCGCTGGAGTGGCTGGCGCTAAACAGCAAGAACCAAAGCCTGGATGCCATGCTCGACGCAGCGCTCGACCGCAAGTACTCGGCCAACACCGGCGAGGCGTTCTTCACCGGGGGCGGCATGCACGTGTTCAACAACTTCCGCAAAGAGGACAACGGCCGCAACCCGACCCTCAAGGATGCCCTGCGCGAATCGATCAACCTGCCGTTCATCCGCCTGATGCGCGACATCGTGCGCTACGTCACCTACCAGCAGCCGTACAACCGCGTACCGTTGCTCAAGGACGATTCCGACCCACGCCGCCAGGAATATCTGGCCCGCTTCGCCGACAAGGAAGGCTCCAACTACCTGATGCGCTTTTGGAAGAAGTACCAGCGCAAGACCTCGCAGCAGCGCCTGGATACCTTCCTCGACAGCATGCGCGTCACCCCGCAGCGGCTGGCCGCGGTGCACCGCTACCTGTTCCCCGAGGCAGGCCAGGAAACCTTCAACGCCTTCGTGCGCGCGCACAGCAAGGACGACAAGGCAGCGCTGGCCAAGCTCACCGACGGACGCCTGGTGGAGATGTACGACGCCTATGGCCCCGGCAAGTACGACTTGCCCGACCAAGGCTTCATCGCCAAGGTCCACCCGCTGGACCTGTGGTTGCTCGGCTACCTGCTGAAAAACCCCAGCGCGACCCTGACCGAAATGCTCAACGCCAGCCACTTCGAGCGCCAGGAAGTCTATGGCTGGCTGTTCAAGAGCCGCCACCAGGGCGCCCGCGATAGCCGCATCCGCACCATGGTCGAGATCGAGGCCTTCACCGAGATCCATCAGCGCTGGAAGCGCGTGGGTTACCCGTTCGACCATCTGGTGCCATCGCTGGCCACCGCGATCGGCAGCTCCGGCGACCGGCCAGCCGCCTTGTCCGAGTTGGTCGGTATCATCCAGAACGATGGCGTGCGTCTGCCGACCCTGCGCATCGACACCCTGCACTTCGCCGCCAACACGCCCTACGAAACCAAACTGATCAGCGACCCGGACCGCGGCCAGCGCATCCTTCCGGTGGAAGTGGCGCGAGCGCTCAAAGGTGCCATGTCGCAGGTGGTCGATGCCGGTACCGCCCGGCGAATCTCCGGCAGCTTCAAGCTGCAGGACGGCACTCCACTGGTGATGGGCGGCAAGACCGGTACCGGCGACAACCGCATCGAGAGCTTCGGCGCCGGCGGCCGGCTGATCGGCTCGCGTTCGCTCAACCGGACCGCCACGTTCGTGTTCTACCTGGGCGACAACCACTTCGGCACCCTCACCGCATTCGTACCGGGCAAGACCGCCGAGGCATTCAAGTTCACCTCGGCGCTGCCTGTGCAGGTACTCAAGGGCATGGCGCCGATCCTCATGCCGTACCTGCAGCCGGGCAACCCGAACGAGTGCAAACCGCCGCAGGTGGCCATACGTTCGGGCAACCCATCGAATAGCTAG
- a CDS encoding PadR family transcriptional regulator encodes MRDPYAHDPLERRPGRGERGPRVFAPGDLKLLILSMLAEQPGHGYDLIRQIEKLFDGSYSPSPGVIYPTLNFLEEAELISGQPQGSKRLYAITDAGRQALTEQAVALDGVRMRIDVSKRALRGHDRPPEIHEAVGNLRHALHMHSGRWTPEEIERVRSLLNETAKAIASGPAALVTENTHE; translated from the coding sequence ATGCGCGATCCCTACGCCCATGATCCCTTGGAGCGCCGCCCCGGCCGCGGTGAGCGTGGCCCCCGGGTATTCGCCCCCGGCGACCTGAAGCTGTTGATCCTGTCGATGCTCGCCGAGCAGCCTGGCCACGGCTACGACCTGATCCGCCAGATCGAAAAACTCTTCGATGGCAGCTACAGCCCGAGCCCCGGGGTCATCTACCCTACCCTCAACTTTCTTGAGGAGGCCGAGTTGATCAGCGGCCAGCCCCAGGGCAGCAAGCGCCTCTACGCCATCACCGACGCTGGCCGCCAGGCCCTCACCGAACAGGCGGTCGCCCTCGACGGCGTGCGCATGCGCATCGACGTCAGCAAGCGCGCCCTGCGCGGCCATGATCGCCCGCCGGAAATCCACGAGGCGGTCGGCAACCTGCGCCACGCCTTGCACATGCACAGTGGCCGCTGGACTCCGGAAGAGATCGAACGGGTCCGCAGCCTGCTCAACGAAACCGCCAAGGCCATCGCCTCCGGGCCGGCCGCCCTTGTCACGGAGAACACCCATGAGTGA
- a CDS encoding siderophore-interacting protein, giving the protein MSDTIHRVNHEIRRRRLEVLRVTDLTPRMRRITVGGPELQGFTSLGTDDHIKLLFAETPEQQQALEAGGLGRDGGVRPTMREYTPRRIDLVANELDIDFVLHGDGPASTWAAQAAPGQVLNIAGPRASMVVPDIFESYLLIGDETAIPAIGRRLEELPAGRKVLAVIQIEDDQERQPLPSQAQVEVIWVKREENLLALIQGLTLPAGKLYSWVALEKSLTRQAKALLLDKGVADDALKAAAYWRADGTADDE; this is encoded by the coding sequence ATGAGTGACACCATTCACCGCGTCAACCACGAAATTCGCCGCCGCCGCCTGGAGGTGCTGCGCGTCACCGACCTGACCCCACGCATGCGCCGCATCACCGTGGGCGGCCCGGAGTTGCAGGGTTTCACCAGCCTGGGCACTGACGACCATATCAAGCTGTTGTTCGCCGAAACGCCCGAACAGCAACAGGCCCTGGAGGCCGGGGGCCTGGGCCGGGATGGCGGCGTGCGACCGACCATGCGCGAATACACGCCACGGCGCATCGACCTGGTCGCCAACGAACTGGACATCGATTTCGTCCTGCACGGCGACGGCCCCGCGTCGACCTGGGCCGCCCAGGCGGCGCCCGGACAGGTACTGAACATCGCCGGGCCACGGGCATCGATGGTGGTGCCCGACATCTTCGAAAGCTACCTGCTGATCGGCGACGAAACCGCCATTCCGGCTATCGGCCGGCGTCTTGAGGAACTGCCAGCCGGTCGCAAAGTGCTGGCGGTGATCCAGATCGAGGACGACCAGGAGCGCCAGCCGCTGCCAAGCCAGGCGCAGGTCGAAGTGATCTGGGTGAAACGTGAGGAAAACCTGCTGGCGCTGATCCAAGGGCTGACACTGCCTGCGGGCAAGCTGTACAGCTGGGTGGCCTTGGAGAAATCACTGACCCGCCAGGCCAAGGCGCTGCTGCTGGACAAGGGCGTGGCGGACGATGCGCTCAAGGCCGCGGCCTACTGGCGCGCCGATGGGACTGCGGACGACGAGTGA
- a CDS encoding TonB-dependent receptor, with amino-acid sequence MQHIPLRLSPLAIALWLAASPSQAVELAPQVITANPLGNGQLAAPSTVLEGDDLLQQQHGSLGETLNKQPGVASTWFGPGASRPVIRGLDGDRIRILRNGVGALDASSLSYDHAVPLDPVTVDRVEIVRGPAALLYGGNAIGGVVNTFDNRIPDAPIEGIHGAGELRYGGADTTRSSAGKLEAGNGAFALHLDANSRQFNDLRIPGYAQSSNVRDADNPGKHGRLENSDGRQDGGAIGGSYHWDHGYAGLSYSRYDSNYGSVAESGVRLDMKQDHYAFASELRDLDGPFSSVKVDAGYTDYQHSEIEEGEVHTTFKNKGYEARIEARHQPLGPLEGVIGAQVSRNEFSALGEEAFVPHTDTDSLALFALEQWQATERLNLSLGARMEHTRVDPDAKGNENFVDADSSSTFNAYSLSSGAVYQLDPVWAVAANLAYTERAPTFYELYANGAHVATGAYEVGDANLNKEKAISADLALRFDNGTHKGSVGVFYSHFRNYIGLIGTGNLREGHDHDHDEDDHDHDEDGFPEYQYQGVRARFYGIEAQDRWQLLENRYGSFALELSGDYTRAKNLDSGEPLPRIAPLRLNSGLVWELDRWQARVDVQHAASQHRKPDNETSTDGYTTLGASVGYRFDIGQSQWLAFVRGENLTDQTVRYASSILRDIAPAPGRSVEVGLRTTF; translated from the coding sequence ATGCAGCACATCCCGCTACGCCTCTCCCCCCTCGCCATCGCACTCTGGCTGGCCGCTTCACCCAGCCAGGCCGTGGAACTCGCCCCCCAGGTCATCACCGCCAACCCGCTGGGCAATGGCCAACTCGCCGCGCCCAGCACCGTGCTCGAAGGCGACGACCTGCTCCAGCAGCAACATGGCAGCCTGGGCGAAACCCTGAACAAGCAACCCGGTGTCGCGTCCACCTGGTTCGGCCCCGGTGCCAGCCGACCGGTGATTCGTGGCCTGGATGGCGATCGCATCCGCATTCTGCGCAACGGCGTCGGTGCCCTGGACGCCTCGTCGCTGTCCTACGACCATGCGGTGCCTCTGGACCCGGTCACCGTCGACCGCGTCGAGATCGTGCGCGGCCCGGCAGCGTTGCTGTATGGCGGCAATGCCATCGGTGGCGTGGTCAACACCTTCGACAACCGCATCCCCGACGCCCCCATCGAGGGCATCCACGGGGCCGGTGAACTGCGCTATGGCGGTGCCGACACCACTCGCAGCAGCGCCGGCAAGCTGGAAGCCGGCAACGGCGCATTCGCCCTGCATCTGGATGCCAACAGCCGCCAGTTCAACGACCTGCGCATTCCCGGTTATGCGCAAAGCTCGAACGTGCGCGACGCTGACAATCCCGGCAAACACGGGCGCCTGGAGAACAGCGACGGGCGTCAGGATGGCGGCGCCATCGGCGGCAGCTACCATTGGGACCACGGCTACGCGGGCCTGTCCTACAGCCGCTACGACAGCAACTACGGCTCGGTGGCCGAGTCGGGTGTGCGCCTGGACATGAAGCAGGACCACTACGCCTTCGCCTCGGAACTGCGCGACCTCGACGGGCCGTTCAGTTCGGTCAAAGTCGATGCCGGCTACACCGACTATCAGCACAGCGAGATCGAAGAAGGCGAGGTGCACACGACCTTCAAGAACAAGGGCTACGAGGCCCGCATCGAGGCCCGCCACCAGCCGCTGGGGCCGCTGGAGGGGGTGATCGGCGCGCAGGTCAGCCGCAACGAATTCTCCGCCCTGGGTGAAGAAGCCTTCGTCCCGCACACCGATACCGACAGTCTGGCGCTGTTCGCCCTAGAGCAATGGCAGGCTACCGAGCGCCTGAACCTCAGCCTGGGTGCACGCATGGAGCACACTCGGGTCGACCCGGACGCCAAGGGCAACGAGAACTTCGTCGATGCCGACAGCAGCAGTACCTTCAACGCTTACAGCCTGTCGTCCGGCGCGGTCTACCAACTCGACCCGGTGTGGGCCGTGGCGGCCAACCTGGCCTATACCGAGCGCGCCCCGACGTTCTACGAGCTGTACGCCAACGGCGCGCACGTGGCCACCGGCGCCTACGAGGTCGGCGATGCCAATCTGAACAAGGAAAAGGCGATTTCCGCCGACCTCGCGCTGCGTTTCGACAACGGCACCCACAAGGGCAGTGTCGGCGTGTTCTACAGCCACTTTCGCAACTACATCGGCCTGATCGGCACCGGCAACCTGCGCGAAGGCCATGACCACGACCATGATGAAGACGACCACGACCATGACGAGGACGGCTTCCCCGAGTACCAATACCAGGGCGTACGCGCACGTTTCTATGGCATCGAAGCCCAGGACCGCTGGCAATTGCTGGAAAATCGCTACGGCAGCTTCGCCCTCGAGCTGTCCGGCGACTATACCCGGGCCAAGAACCTCGACAGCGGCGAACCCCTGCCGCGCATCGCTCCCCTGCGCCTGAACAGCGGGCTGGTCTGGGAACTGGACCGCTGGCAGGCACGGGTCGACGTGCAGCATGCCGCGTCGCAACACCGCAAGCCGGACAACGAAACCAGCACCGATGGCTACACCACCTTGGGTGCCAGCGTCGGTTATCGCTTCGATATCGGCCAGAGCCAATGGCTGGCATTCGTGCGGGGCGAAAACCTGACCGACCAGACCGTGCGCTATGCCAGTTCCATCCTGCGCGACATCGCGCCGGCCCCGGGGCGCAGCGTCGAGGTTGGGCTGCGAACCACCTTCTGA
- a CDS encoding glycosyltransferase family 39 protein yields the protein MLERTSEMSATTPSSWRAASLSKVGTVGLILLIAVIARLNQVGVPLIWFDEAFSVWLARLPLEQMIYFTASDVHPPLYYLVLHYWMVGLGDSVLAVRGLSVLFGTATVAVGMLLVRRVYAWPTVVMAGLLLALFPIAVRYSQETRMYAMHGFLMLSALYALSAWTRQQRSGYLLAYMLLMILGMYTHYFTLLAAMASWVCVALLRGDGGRRLILARSWWLCNLTIALALLPWLATMLRQATEPRGLNWIERPSVQTLPLATWRAFTLGVEAPYVAVLMSLLLAILLIAGALAVRLDQTRGRLCWILAGFCCVPLLAAWFGSYYRPMFMERYLLFALLCMPILLAIFFSRLSWYRLALSLGTCLALEGVGLVYLYTQSSNLNGGTSWIGNRLDCVMAEVGKRWQPGDVLVAGTSPLILDFYNKSGQPLYVYSDTPPRRMTDRFILLRSN from the coding sequence ATGCTGGAACGAACGTCGGAAATGTCCGCAACTACCCCTTCATCATGGCGAGCGGCAAGCCTGAGCAAGGTGGGGACGGTCGGATTGATCTTGCTGATAGCCGTCATCGCCCGCCTCAACCAGGTCGGCGTACCGCTTATCTGGTTTGACGAGGCGTTCAGTGTATGGCTAGCGCGCCTGCCCCTCGAGCAGATGATCTATTTCACGGCATCTGACGTGCATCCACCCCTGTATTACCTGGTACTGCATTACTGGATGGTCGGGTTGGGCGACAGCGTACTGGCTGTGCGGGGCTTGAGCGTCCTGTTCGGTACGGCCACGGTAGCGGTGGGAATGTTGCTCGTACGCCGTGTATACGCCTGGCCGACGGTGGTAATGGCGGGCCTGTTGCTCGCCCTGTTTCCCATCGCCGTGCGGTACAGCCAGGAAACACGCATGTACGCCATGCACGGCTTCTTGATGCTATCGGCGTTGTACGCGTTGTCGGCATGGACCAGGCAGCAACGCAGCGGCTACCTGTTGGCCTATATGCTGCTGATGATCCTCGGCATGTATACCCATTACTTCACGTTGCTGGCGGCCATGGCCAGTTGGGTGTGCGTAGCGTTGCTCCGCGGCGATGGCGGTCGTCGCTTGATCCTGGCGCGGTCTTGGTGGTTGTGCAATTTGACCATCGCTCTGGCCTTGTTGCCCTGGCTGGCAACGATGCTCCGGCAGGCAACGGAGCCCAGGGGGTTGAACTGGATCGAGCGCCCCAGCGTCCAGACGTTGCCACTTGCCACATGGCGAGCGTTCACCCTGGGTGTCGAGGCGCCCTATGTCGCTGTGCTGATGTCGCTGCTGCTAGCCATCTTGCTGATCGCCGGGGCCCTTGCGGTTCGCCTGGATCAGACGCGTGGTCGGCTCTGTTGGATACTGGCTGGCTTCTGTTGCGTTCCGCTCCTGGCTGCCTGGTTCGGCTCTTACTACAGACCTATGTTCATGGAGCGCTATTTGCTCTTTGCCTTGCTCTGCATGCCCATACTGCTGGCGATCTTCTTCTCCAGGCTATCCTGGTATCGGCTGGCATTGTCATTGGGCACCTGTCTCGCGCTCGAGGGCGTGGGGCTGGTCTACCTCTATACGCAATCGTCGAATCTGAACGGGGGAACCAGTTGGATCGGCAATCGGCTGGATTGCGTCATGGCCGAGGTCGGCAAGCGTTGGCAGCCCGGCGATGTTCTCGTGGCCGGCACATCGCCATTGATCCTCGACTTCTACAACAAGTCAGGTCAACCCCTGTATGTATATAGCGACACCCCGCCAAGAAGAATGACCGACCGCTTTATCCTGCTTCGCTCCAACTGA
- a CDS encoding FMN-binding glutamate synthase family protein: MSLSLLSRYAVFAACVLFTLATLPLLHHEWLWPFTLTTGVLSLIGLFDLLQSRHAVRRNYPILGNIRYLVEGIRPEIRQYLLEADSEALPFSRAQRSLVYARAKNEGADKPFGTLIDVYQSGFEFIGHSMRPAPLADPASFRIIVGGPQCTQPYSASIFNISAMSFGALSANAIRALNQGAKLGNFAHDTGEGSISPYHREHGGDLVWELGSGYFGCRTADGRFDPQRFAEQARNPQVRMIEIKMSQGAKPGHGGILPKHKVTQEIAETRGVLMGEDCISPSRHSAFSTPVEMMHFIAQLRELSEGKPVGFKLCLGHPWEFMGIAKAMLETGILPDFIVIDGKEGGTGAAPVEFTDHIGVPLREGLLFVHNTLVGLNLRDKIKLGASGKIVSAFDIASVLAIGADWANSARGFMFAIGCIQSQSCHTNKCPTGVATQDPLRQRALVVPDKAQRVLNFHHNTLRALAEMLAAAGLEHPAQLEAKHLVRRVSATEIKLFSQMHVFLKPGELLTGEISGEFYSRMWRMARADSFEPHAA; the protein is encoded by the coding sequence ATGAGCCTGTCACTTCTCAGTCGCTATGCCGTCTTCGCCGCCTGCGTGTTGTTCACCCTGGCGACCCTGCCGCTGCTGCACCACGAATGGTTGTGGCCATTCACCTTGACCACCGGCGTGCTCAGCCTGATCGGCCTGTTCGACTTGCTGCAGAGCCGCCACGCGGTGCGCCGCAACTATCCGATCCTCGGCAACATCCGCTATCTGGTCGAAGGCATCCGCCCGGAAATCCGCCAGTACCTGCTGGAGGCCGACAGCGAGGCACTGCCGTTCTCCCGCGCGCAACGCTCGCTGGTGTACGCGCGCGCCAAGAACGAGGGCGCGGACAAGCCTTTCGGTACCTTGATCGACGTGTACCAGTCGGGCTTCGAGTTCATTGGCCACTCCATGCGCCCCGCCCCGCTCGCCGACCCGGCGAGCTTTCGCATCATCGTGGGTGGGCCGCAGTGCACCCAGCCCTACTCGGCTTCGATCTTCAATATCTCGGCGATGAGTTTCGGCGCACTCAGCGCCAACGCCATCCGTGCCCTCAACCAAGGTGCCAAGCTCGGTAACTTCGCCCACGACACCGGCGAGGGCAGCATCAGCCCTTACCATCGCGAGCACGGCGGCGACCTCGTCTGGGAACTGGGCAGCGGTTACTTCGGTTGCCGCACCGCCGATGGGCGCTTCGATCCGCAGCGTTTCGCCGAACAGGCGCGCAACCCGCAGGTGCGGATGATCGAGATCAAGATGAGCCAAGGTGCCAAGCCCGGCCACGGCGGCATTTTGCCCAAGCACAAGGTAACCCAGGAAATCGCCGAGACCCGTGGCGTGCTGATGGGCGAGGACTGCATCTCGCCCTCACGCCACAGCGCGTTTTCCACCCCGGTCGAGATGATGCACTTCATCGCCCAACTGCGTGAGTTGTCCGAAGGCAAGCCGGTGGGCTTCAAGCTCTGCCTGGGCCATCCGTGGGAGTTCATGGGCATCGCCAAGGCCATGCTCGAGACCGGCATCCTGCCCGACTTCATCGTCATCGATGGCAAGGAAGGCGGGACCGGCGCAGCACCGGTGGAGTTCACCGACCACATCGGCGTGCCGCTGCGCGAGGGGCTGCTGTTCGTGCACAACACCCTGGTCGGCCTCAACCTGCGCGACAAGATCAAGCTGGGTGCGAGCGGCAAGATCGTCAGCGCCTTCGATATCGCCAGCGTGCTGGCCATCGGCGCCGACTGGGCCAACTCGGCCCGTGGCTTCATGTTCGCCATCGGCTGCATTCAGTCGCAAAGCTGCCACACCAACAAATGCCCGACCGGCGTTGCTACCCAGGACCCGTTGCGCCAACGTGCGCTGGTAGTGCCGGACAAGGCCCAGCGGGTGCTGAACTTCCACCACAACACCCTGCGCGCCCTGGCCGAAATGCTCGCTGCGGCGGGGCTGGAACACCCGGCGCAGTTGGAGGCAAAGCATCTGGTACGACGCGTGTCGGCCACCGAGATCAAGCTGTTCTCGCAGATGCATGTGTTTCTCAAACCCGGCGAATTGCTGACCGGCGAGATCAGCGGCGAGTTCTATTCGCGCATGTGGCGGATGGCGAGGGCCGACAGTTTCGAACCGCATGCCGCTTAG
- a CDS encoding Pr6Pr family membrane protein, whose product MPARPWLTAAAVLGWFALAVQVYLVLLARWQEQASLIGGLVNVFGYFTVLSNTLVATVLSYAAFGHEGRARRFFLSPAVSSAVAASIVLVALAYSLLLRHLWHPEGWQWLADELLHDVMPLLYVLYWWSEVPKGSLRLWHLALWALYPAVYFAYALWRGSEIGVYAYPFIDVASLGYGQVMLNALGVLAGFWAIGLVLLGLDRWRASRGFA is encoded by the coding sequence CTGCCGGCCCGCCCGTGGTTGACCGCAGCGGCCGTGCTTGGCTGGTTCGCCCTGGCGGTGCAGGTCTACCTGGTGCTGCTGGCCCGCTGGCAGGAACAGGCCAGCCTGATCGGCGGCCTGGTCAATGTGTTTGGTTACTTCACGGTGCTGAGCAATACCTTGGTGGCGACGGTGCTCAGTTACGCCGCATTCGGCCATGAGGGCCGCGCGAGGCGCTTTTTCCTGTCGCCTGCGGTGAGTTCGGCGGTGGCTGCAAGCATCGTGCTGGTGGCGCTCGCCTACAGCCTGTTGCTGCGCCACCTCTGGCATCCCGAGGGCTGGCAGTGGCTGGCGGACGAATTGCTGCACGACGTGATGCCGCTGCTATACGTGCTGTATTGGTGGTCCGAGGTCCCCAAGGGCAGCCTGCGGCTCTGGCACCTGGCGCTGTGGGCGTTGTATCCGGCGGTGTATTTCGCCTATGCGCTGTGGCGGGGGAGTGAGATCGGCGTGTATGCCTATCCGTTCATCGATGTGGCCAGCCTCGGGTATGGGCAGGTCATGCTCAATGCGCTGGGGGTACTGGCGGGGTTCTGGGCTATCGGCCTGGTGTTGCTGGGACTGGACCGGTGGCGGGCGTCGCGGGGTTTCGCGTAG